A region of Natribaculum luteum DNA encodes the following proteins:
- a CDS encoding DUF1616 domain-containing protein, whose translation MSDKDWWFVDLAAVVAITGGLAFGLLSGVEGVGRIALSIPLVLFLPGYALVAVLFPDEADSEYRPFDDEKTGLRNPLLVDGGLDAVERFILSIVLSVALVPAIALFTTVTPGGIALRSVLVGIALTTIVLTLVAIVARYGCPPERRFSIALSPPFFFRDVSSPYESTSTRRYNVAIAVSLLLLLASVGFAIANPPPHDGFTEFNVETANVTGETETMYDDSYTVGNAQNLTVSITNQEHRETTYTTVVVLQRVSYDDGVTVHEEDHLATEPVTVADGATREQTLEVTPTMAGDDLRLVVLLYEGEPPAEPSEENAYRALHLPIEVA comes from the coding sequence ATGAGCGACAAAGACTGGTGGTTCGTCGACCTCGCAGCCGTCGTCGCGATCACCGGAGGCCTCGCGTTCGGACTCCTCTCCGGCGTCGAAGGTGTCGGTCGAATCGCGCTGTCGATACCGCTCGTTCTCTTCTTGCCGGGCTACGCGCTCGTCGCAGTGTTGTTTCCAGACGAAGCAGACAGCGAGTACCGACCGTTCGACGACGAGAAGACCGGGCTGCGAAATCCGCTGCTGGTCGACGGCGGACTCGACGCCGTCGAGCGATTCATCCTGTCGATCGTCCTCAGCGTCGCCCTCGTCCCGGCGATTGCCCTCTTTACGACCGTGACCCCCGGGGGTATCGCGCTTCGTTCGGTACTCGTCGGGATCGCGCTGACGACGATCGTACTCACGCTGGTCGCGATCGTCGCCCGGTACGGCTGTCCGCCAGAACGGCGGTTCTCGATCGCACTGTCGCCGCCGTTTTTCTTCCGGGATGTCTCGAGTCCGTACGAGTCGACGTCGACGAGACGGTACAACGTCGCGATCGCGGTCAGCCTGCTGTTGTTGCTCGCCAGTGTGGGCTTTGCGATCGCGAATCCACCGCCACACGACGGGTTCACCGAGTTCAACGTCGAAACGGCGAACGTAACCGGCGAAACGGAAACGATGTACGACGACTCGTATACCGTCGGCAACGCCCAGAACCTGACCGTCTCGATCACGAACCAGGAACACCGGGAGACGACCTACACGACCGTCGTGGTGCTCCAGCGCGTGAGCTACGACGACGGCGTCACGGTCCACGAGGAAGACCACCTCGCTACGGAACCGGTGACCGTCGCAGACGGCGCGACACGCGAGCAGACGCTCGAGGTGACGCCGACGATGGCGGGCGATGACCTCCGGTTGGTGGTTCTGCTGTACGAGGGAGAACCGCCTGCAGAGCCGTCCGAGGAGAACGCCTACCGCGCTCTGCACCTTCCAATCGAGGTCGCGTAG
- a CDS encoding DUF7344 domain-containing protein: protein MSTKQIGAADGDSQTETDADECELSTDQIFHILQNERRRNVLRYLQDTEDPVRMRDVAEQVAAWEHDTTVEALSSDQRQRVYIPLYQSHLPKLDKAGIIEYQKSRGIVERKPLADQLDPYLDPDVNDDPSTDDERQHHEWDDYYIGAAGTGAIMLLGAVLELPIFSIMSGIGLSALILLMFTLLTAGRHARK from the coding sequence ATGAGCACGAAACAAATCGGTGCAGCAGATGGCGACTCGCAGACTGAGACTGACGCCGACGAGTGCGAACTATCCACAGACCAGATCTTCCACATTCTCCAGAACGAGCGTCGGCGAAACGTCTTGCGGTACCTCCAGGACACTGAGGATCCCGTCCGGATGCGCGACGTCGCAGAGCAGGTCGCCGCGTGGGAACACGATACGACCGTCGAAGCGCTCTCTTCCGATCAACGCCAGCGCGTGTACATCCCGCTGTACCAGTCCCATCTCCCGAAACTGGATAAGGCGGGGATAATCGAGTACCAGAAGAGTCGGGGGATCGTCGAACGGAAGCCACTCGCCGACCAGCTCGACCCGTACCTCGATCCCGATGTGAACGACGACCCGTCGACCGACGACGAACGCCAGCACCACGAGTGGGACGACTACTACATCGGCGCCGCCGGCACGGGGGCGATCATGCTCCTTGGAGCCGTCCTGGAGCTTCCGATCTTCTCGATTATGTCCGGGATCGGTCTGAGCGCACTCATCCTCCTGATGTTCACGCTGCTGACCGCCGGCCGACACGCAAGAAAGTAG
- a CDS encoding DUF7344 domain-containing protein, producing the protein MRLTPFRTYSSSPARDESTTCADTPLDGERSSEAPATGMKVDGVGYDASSAENRVERDVDVVATLDELETPVTVDEIADRLVSNESNNIETWGDVHERLYQVELPALDEAGVVTFDTEQGTIDAPSDEGILEAVRSNTSVKRAALAAVSLGFLSIPLFVQLPSLASMLSVSFAAVGLVEYVRIR; encoded by the coding sequence ATGCGTCTGACGCCGTTTCGAACGTACTCGTCGTCGCCTGCCCGCGACGAGTCGACGACGTGCGCTGACACGCCTCTCGACGGGGAGAGGTCGAGTGAGGCGCCAGCAACTGGGATGAAGGTGGATGGGGTCGGCTACGACGCGTCTTCGGCCGAAAACAGGGTCGAAAGGGACGTTGACGTGGTCGCGACGCTCGACGAACTCGAGACGCCAGTAACCGTCGACGAGATCGCCGATCGGCTCGTCTCGAATGAATCAAACAACATCGAGACCTGGGGTGACGTCCACGAGCGGCTCTACCAGGTTGAACTACCCGCGCTCGACGAGGCAGGCGTCGTCACGTTCGATACAGAACAGGGGACTATCGACGCGCCGAGCGACGAGGGGATTCTCGAGGCGGTACGATCCAACACGTCGGTCAAACGAGCCGCACTCGCGGCCGTGTCGCTCGGATTTCTGTCCATTCCGCTTTTCGTACAGCTACCGTCGCTCGCGAGCATGCTGAGCGTGTCGTTCGCTGCAGTCGGACTCGTCGAGTACGTTCGAATCCGGTAA
- a CDS encoding polysaccharide deacetylase family protein, whose protein sequence is MTRPSTRRRFLALSSSAAIAGIAGCTDQLGLASSDDSPGGDPNESTSGGVPSLETESLSRETYSQPGESFEDFEDLSAWSVVQGSGEPDTEVIFDGSQSFRLSATGDQNIVVERELDEDLADRDFSFAMRTTTPGNVAVYLRLVDAYGSHTIYQLRQITYRTPDVGWFRTNPGVFETTPVPTEMGDLERMELVVLNTGPEAEVWVDDLRTHAKPDKGYVVLSWDDGRRDYYDDAAPMHDEYGVPAIQAPIPDTTSDGTTGGRYMTVQELQERQDSGDEIVVHGTHEPIHRYDEAEIEPRLRRDKQWFIDNGFEGADYIVYPHNSFDKTSLEYTDRYHDCGGFNQSGDVNTTGVYGFDPLVLPRTIGWDLDISKRCVDRAAEHNNCTILNFHAFDEENTMSKEEYGQLLEHIDGKGDDLEVITLGDLWQLRTNGQ, encoded by the coding sequence ATGACACGACCATCGACGCGAAGACGGTTTCTCGCACTGTCGAGTTCTGCCGCGATCGCGGGGATCGCCGGCTGTACCGACCAGCTGGGTCTCGCCTCGAGCGACGACTCGCCGGGTGGCGATCCGAATGAATCGACGTCCGGTGGCGTTCCGTCGCTCGAGACGGAGTCGCTGAGCCGCGAGACCTACAGCCAACCCGGCGAGTCCTTCGAGGACTTCGAAGACCTGTCGGCGTGGTCCGTCGTCCAGGGGTCGGGCGAACCCGACACCGAGGTCATCTTCGACGGCTCGCAGAGTTTCAGACTGAGTGCCACCGGCGACCAGAACATCGTCGTCGAGCGCGAACTCGACGAGGACCTCGCCGATCGCGACTTCTCGTTTGCGATGCGGACGACGACGCCCGGGAATGTGGCCGTCTACCTCCGGCTCGTGGACGCCTACGGCAGCCATACCATCTACCAGCTCCGACAGATCACGTACCGGACGCCGGACGTCGGCTGGTTCCGAACGAATCCCGGCGTGTTCGAGACGACCCCGGTCCCGACCGAGATGGGCGACCTGGAGCGGATGGAACTGGTCGTCCTCAACACCGGACCGGAGGCGGAGGTGTGGGTCGACGACCTGCGGACGCACGCGAAACCCGACAAAGGGTACGTCGTGCTCTCCTGGGACGACGGCCGACGGGACTACTACGACGACGCCGCGCCGATGCACGACGAGTACGGCGTTCCCGCGATCCAGGCTCCGATTCCCGACACCACGAGCGACGGCACCACCGGCGGCAGGTACATGACTGTCCAGGAACTCCAGGAACGCCAGGACTCCGGCGACGAAATCGTCGTCCACGGCACTCACGAGCCGATCCACCGGTACGACGAAGCGGAGATCGAACCGCGACTCCGACGCGACAAACAGTGGTTCATCGACAACGGGTTCGAGGGAGCCGATTACATCGTCTATCCGCACAACAGTTTCGACAAGACCAGCCTCGAGTACACCGACAGGTACCACGACTGTGGCGGGTTCAACCAGTCCGGCGACGTCAACACGACGGGCGTCTACGGCTTCGATCCGCTGGTGCTCCCGCGGACGATCGGCTGGGACCTCGACATCTCGAAGCGGTGTGTCGATCGTGCCGCCGAGCACAACAACTGTACGATCCTGAACTTCCACGCGTTCGACGAGGAGAACACGATGTCCAAAGAGGAGTACGGACAGTTACTCGAGCACATCGACGGGAAAGGCGACGACCTCGAGGTGATCACGCTGGGCGACCTCTGGCAGCTGCGAACGAACGGCCAGTAG